A genomic window from Flavobacterium johnsoniae includes:
- a CDS encoding translation initiation factor: MDFKDQLKNLFPDHVESNEPEQVEEQEHVLYVQKEPMICKFEKRKGKPTTIIEGYEGSDEDFKVLAKEIKTKLSVGGTFKDASIIIQGDYRDKIMAILKEKGFKTKRVGG, from the coding sequence ATGGACTTTAAAGATCAATTAAAAAATTTGTTTCCAGATCACGTTGAATCAAATGAACCAGAACAAGTTGAAGAACAAGAACATGTTCTTTACGTTCAGAAAGAGCCAATGATTTGCAAATTTGAAAAACGTAAAGGAAAACCAACTACTATTATTGAAGGTTATGAAGGATCTGACGAAGATTTTAAAGTCTTAGCCAAAGAAATAAAAACCAAACTGAGCGTTGGCGGAACTTTTAAAGATGCTTCTATTATCATTCAAGGAGATTATCGTGATAAAATTATGGCAATCTTAAAAGAAAAAGGATTTAAAACCAAACGTGTGGGAGGGTAA
- a CDS encoding ArsR/SmtB family transcription factor, producing MEIRRDVFQAIADPTRRAILSLVAIQSMTPGAIAENFNSSRQTISKHIQILSECELLSQTQNGREIYYHLNPLKMKEIDNFIEPFRKMWEERFNKLEAIMKNYKK from the coding sequence ATGGAAATTAGAAGAGATGTTTTTCAAGCAATAGCAGATCCTACAAGGAGAGCTATTTTAAGTTTAGTTGCGATTCAGAGTATGACTCCTGGCGCAATTGCAGAGAATTTTAATTCGTCTAGACAGACAATTTCGAAACATATTCAAATTCTTAGCGAATGCGAATTGTTAAGTCAGACACAAAACGGAAGAGAAATTTATTATCATTTAAATCCTTTGAAGATGAAAGAAATTGACAATTTTATTGAGCCTTTCAGAAAAATGTGGGAAGAACGTTTTAACAAACTAGAAGCTATCATGAAAAATTATAAAAAATAA
- a CDS encoding substrate-binding domain-containing protein, whose translation MKTVKIAGVPEHFNLPWHLCIENGEFEEEGIDLQWTNVPEGTGKMCQMLRDGETDLAVILTEGILKDISAGNPSKIVQIYVQSPLIWGIHVAAKSDFKTLKDLKNKKVAISRIGSGSQLMAYVNANEQGWKTDDLEFEIVNTIDGAVDALTNNKADYFMWERFMTKPLVDKGVFRRIDDCPTPWPSFIIAVREEFLKKNGKVVEKILEIINSTTTDFKEIPEIDKKLSKLFNQKAEDIKEWLKLTQWSQKNLTEKSFNKIQNQLFDLGIIDKKSIFVETVKAL comes from the coding sequence ATGAAAACTGTCAAAATTGCGGGTGTTCCGGAACACTTCAATTTGCCGTGGCATTTATGCATCGAAAACGGCGAATTTGAAGAAGAGGGCATCGATTTACAATGGACCAATGTTCCCGAAGGAACTGGGAAAATGTGTCAAATGCTTCGCGACGGCGAAACAGATTTAGCGGTAATTTTAACCGAAGGAATTTTAAAAGATATTTCAGCTGGAAATCCGAGTAAGATTGTTCAGATTTATGTTCAATCGCCATTAATTTGGGGAATTCACGTGGCTGCAAAATCAGATTTTAAAACCCTAAAAGATCTTAAAAACAAAAAAGTCGCTATTTCTAGAATCGGTTCTGGATCTCAATTAATGGCTTATGTAAATGCAAATGAGCAAGGCTGGAAAACAGACGATCTTGAATTTGAAATTGTAAATACAATTGATGGCGCTGTTGATGCTTTAACTAACAACAAAGCAGATTATTTTATGTGGGAACGCTTTATGACAAAACCGCTTGTTGATAAAGGCGTTTTTAGACGAATTGACGACTGCCCTACTCCTTGGCCATCATTTATAATTGCTGTTCGTGAAGAATTCCTAAAAAAGAATGGCAAGGTAGTTGAGAAAATCCTTGAAATCATTAATAGCACAACAACCGATTTTAAAGAGATTCCAGAGATTGACAAGAAATTATCTAAACTTTTTAATCAAAAAGCTGAGGATATAAAAGAGTGGCTTAAATTGACACAATGGTCACAAAAGAATTTAACCGAAAAGTCTTTTAATAAAATTCAAAATCAGTTATTTGATCTGGGAATTATTGATAAAAAAAGTATTTTTGTAGAAACCGTAAAAGCACTGTAA
- a CDS encoding linear amide C-N hydrolase: protein MKFKNSILPLFLAFSLLISETVIPCTRIVYEGLNGTIITARSMDWRGEIPANLWIFPRGIERFGEAGTSSVKWKSKFGSVITSSWDIASSDGMNEKGLVGNLLWLVESQYPKFEKNGKVKGLAVSLWLQYALDNFSTVSEAVTALEKNNFVIVSSHIPGTNIFATVHLSLSDASGDNAIFEYVNGKLVIHHDRKYVAMTNSPIFDEQLAINSYWKSIPGTIMLPGTNRAADRFVRASYYIDAIPKTDNVRTALASVFGVIRNCSVPLGISSETEPNISSTRWRTVADQKNLVYYFDNVLNPNVIWVEFSKIDFSEKGKIKKLSLANHENYSGESLLNFKETKPFQFAGLD, encoded by the coding sequence ATGAAATTCAAAAACAGCATTCTGCCCCTTTTTTTAGCATTTAGTCTTTTGATATCTGAAACAGTTATTCCTTGTACAAGAATAGTTTATGAAGGATTAAATGGCACAATTATTACGGCAAGATCAATGGATTGGCGTGGTGAAATACCAGCTAATTTATGGATTTTTCCACGTGGAATTGAGCGATTTGGAGAAGCAGGAACTAGTTCTGTAAAATGGAAATCAAAATTTGGAAGTGTAATTACAAGTTCATGGGATATAGCATCTTCTGACGGAATGAACGAAAAAGGACTTGTTGGAAATCTTTTATGGTTGGTTGAATCTCAATATCCGAAGTTTGAGAAAAATGGCAAAGTAAAAGGTTTAGCAGTTTCTTTATGGTTACAATATGCTTTGGATAATTTTTCGACGGTTTCGGAAGCGGTTACGGCGTTAGAAAAAAATAATTTTGTTATTGTTTCATCTCACATTCCAGGAACAAATATTTTTGCTACCGTGCATTTGTCTCTGTCTGATGCAAGCGGCGATAATGCTATTTTTGAATATGTAAACGGTAAATTGGTTATTCATCATGATAGAAAATATGTTGCTATGACCAATTCTCCAATTTTTGATGAACAGTTAGCGATTAATTCTTATTGGAAAAGTATTCCTGGAACAATTATGCTTCCGGGAACTAATCGCGCCGCAGATCGTTTTGTACGTGCTTCTTATTACATAGATGCCATTCCGAAAACAGATAATGTAAGAACTGCTTTGGCAAGTGTTTTTGGAGTTATTAGAAATTGTTCTGTACCATTGGGAATTTCATCAGAAACAGAACCTAATATATCTTCGACTCGTTGGAGAACAGTTGCAGATCAAAAAAACTTGGTTTATTATTTTGATAATGTATTGAATCCGAATGTAATTTGGGTTGAATTCAGTAAGATTGATTTTAGTGAAAAAGGAAAAATTAAAAAACTTAGTTTAGCGAATCATGAAAATTATTCTGGTGAATCTTTATTAAATTTTAAAGAAACTAAGCCTTTTCAATTTGCTGGATTGGATTGA
- a CDS encoding transglutaminase, whose translation MMKFPKIDLPYLKSKLQVKSPWDRIIIMLLSLFITIPIFIILHQNLIDLEWAFNLDRVFIFIFVFAVIFFLLMYLRTIIILCIAVYLLILFYGTVIGNYGFNEISEDYNSMIYTMSDNPYPQDIIVAKLLPFPNKTKILNAIEYQNPKVRNFAVMATTKHFKGIRGYSDYRTIIQCFAVFKEINSRWNYVNDPKDGDYIATASESLEYFSGDCDDHSILMAAAVRSIGGTPRLIHTKGHIYPEILIGSMIDLEKVNYLIKNVLFTKESYRKKIHYHIDERGQVWMNLDYTATYPGGPFMYEEILGALTLN comes from the coding sequence ATGATGAAATTCCCTAAAATTGACTTACCGTATTTAAAATCCAAACTCCAGGTGAAATCACCGTGGGATAGGATTATTATAATGCTGTTGAGTCTTTTTATTACTATTCCGATTTTCATCATACTGCATCAAAATTTGATCGACCTAGAATGGGCGTTCAATTTAGATCGTGTTTTTATCTTTATTTTTGTCTTTGCTGTAATATTTTTTCTTCTGATGTACCTCAGAACAATTATCATATTGTGCATTGCAGTCTATTTATTGATTTTATTTTACGGAACAGTTATCGGAAATTATGGTTTTAACGAAATCTCAGAAGACTATAATTCTATGATTTATACAATGTCTGATAATCCATATCCGCAGGATATTATCGTAGCAAAACTGCTTCCGTTTCCAAATAAAACAAAAATTCTTAATGCTATAGAATACCAGAATCCGAAAGTGCGAAATTTTGCTGTTATGGCAACCACAAAGCATTTTAAAGGCATTAGAGGCTATTCAGATTATCGTACCATAATTCAGTGTTTTGCTGTTTTTAAAGAAATAAACAGCAGATGGAATTATGTAAACGATCCAAAAGACGGTGATTATATCGCAACCGCCAGCGAATCTCTAGAGTATTTTTCTGGCGATTGTGATGATCATTCTATTTTAATGGCAGCGGCAGTTCGATCAATTGGAGGAACTCCACGACTTATTCATACCAAAGGACATATATATCCAGAGATATTAATTGGTTCTATGATTGATTTGGAAAAAGTGAACTATTTGATTAAAAATGTGCTTTTTACAAAAGAAAGCTACAGAAAAAAAATACATTACCATATAGACGAACGCGGTCAGGTTTGGATGAATCTTGACTATACGGCAACTTATCCTGGAGGTCCGTTTATGTATGAAGAAATTTTGGGAGCTTTAACCCTCAATTAG
- a CDS encoding isopenicillin N synthase family dioxygenase — MQNIPSVDLRDFLSDDPKRKQKFVNEIGSAFENIGFVALKGHFLDDQLVDELYGEIRNFFALPIETKHKYEIPGIGGQRGYVSFGKEHAKGRKEGDLKEFWHFGQYVDANSRWASEYPDNVEVTELPRFNAVGKEAYQKLEKTGVYVLRALALHLGLDEFYFDNYAKEGNSILRPIHYPPITSEPENAIRAAAHGDINLITLLMGAQGRGLQVQNHNGDWIDAIAQDDELVINVGDMLSRHTNNKLKSTIHQVVNPPRELWGTSRYSIPFFMHPVSDMRLDCLENCIDEENPKKYEDISAGEFLHERLVELGLIKK, encoded by the coding sequence ATGCAAAACATTCCTAGTGTAGACTTACGTGATTTCCTTTCGGACGACCCGAAACGTAAACAAAAATTTGTAAATGAAATCGGCAGTGCATTTGAAAACATTGGCTTCGTAGCCTTAAAAGGTCATTTTCTTGATGATCAATTGGTAGACGAACTTTATGGCGAAATTAGAAACTTCTTCGCCTTGCCAATAGAAACTAAGCATAAATATGAAATTCCTGGAATTGGCGGTCAAAGAGGTTATGTTTCTTTTGGAAAAGAACATGCTAAAGGACGCAAAGAAGGGGATTTAAAAGAATTCTGGCATTTTGGTCAATACGTTGACGCAAATTCTAGATGGGCTTCAGAATATCCAGATAATGTTGAAGTTACAGAATTACCACGTTTTAACGCAGTTGGTAAAGAAGCGTATCAAAAATTGGAGAAAACTGGAGTTTATGTTTTAAGAGCTTTGGCTTTACATTTAGGTCTCGATGAGTTTTATTTTGATAATTATGCAAAAGAAGGAAACTCAATTTTAAGACCAATTCATTACCCGCCAATTACTTCTGAGCCAGAAAATGCGATTCGTGCGGCGGCTCACGGCGACATCAACCTGATTACGCTTTTGATGGGCGCTCAAGGTAGAGGATTACAAGTTCAAAATCATAATGGCGACTGGATTGACGCCATCGCTCAAGATGACGAATTGGTAATTAATGTTGGAGATATGTTGTCTAGACATACTAACAACAAACTAAAATCTACAATTCACCAAGTGGTAAATCCGCCGAGAGAATTATGGGGAACTTCTCGTTATTCAATTCCTTTCTTTATGCATCCTGTAAGCGATATGCGTTTAGATTGCCTAGAAAATTGTATAGACGAAGAAAATCCAAAAAAATACGAAGATATTTCTGCTGGAGAGTTCTTGCACGAACGTTTAGTAGAGTTAGGTTTAATCAAAAAATAA
- a CDS encoding ABC-F family ATP-binding cassette domain-containing protein, with translation MLIIQNISYQHENKDMLFQNINFTVNNHDKTALVGNNGVGKSTLLRIISGELKPFSGQIIQNSKPYFVPQLFGQFDNLSITDALQIKDKINSLKEILEGVVTEENLQLLDNDWTIEERCDKALSYWNLNDLDLNQKMGTLSGGQKTKVFLAGIIIHEPDFILMDEPSNHLDFATRELLYEFIKSTSSSILVVSHDRTLLNILNRTLEMSKNEVIVYGGNYDFYRNQKKIMNEALEQDVQIKEKELRKAKDKERETIERQNKLDSRGKKKQEKSGVARIMMNTLRNNAENSSSKLKDVHAEKINTISGDLRQLRSNLPAIDQIKFGFNNSTFHKGKMLFKANEINYSYGNQLLWQENLNFEILSGDRLVLKGLNGSGKTTLVKIILGELKLEQGNITSLEKNAMYIDQDYSLLQNNLKIYEQAQLFNDCGLEEHDVKMRLNRFLFAQNDWDKPCNNLSGGERMRLMLCCLTISDESPEIIILDEPTNNLDIQNIEILTAALNEYNGTLIVISHDHLFLNQIKIEKSIEL, from the coding sequence ATGCTTATTATTCAAAATATCTCATATCAGCATGAGAATAAAGACATGCTGTTTCAAAACATAAATTTTACGGTAAACAATCATGATAAAACTGCACTAGTTGGAAATAATGGCGTCGGAAAATCAACTTTATTGCGAATTATTTCGGGTGAACTTAAACCATTTTCAGGTCAAATTATTCAAAATTCGAAACCTTATTTTGTACCGCAATTATTTGGTCAATTTGATAATCTTAGTATTACTGATGCTTTACAAATAAAGGATAAAATAAATTCACTTAAAGAAATACTTGAAGGTGTTGTTACCGAAGAAAATCTCCAATTATTAGATAATGACTGGACAATTGAAGAGCGCTGTGATAAAGCTTTATCGTATTGGAATCTTAACGATTTGGATTTGAATCAGAAAATGGGAACTCTGAGCGGTGGTCAGAAAACGAAAGTTTTTTTGGCTGGAATTATAATTCATGAACCAGATTTTATTTTAATGGACGAGCCTAGCAATCATCTGGATTTTGCAACACGCGAATTATTATATGAATTTATAAAATCTACTTCAAGTTCTATTTTAGTTGTAAGTCACGACAGAACATTGTTAAATATTCTAAATCGAACGCTAGAAATGAGTAAAAATGAAGTTATTGTTTATGGAGGAAATTATGATTTTTATCGAAATCAGAAAAAAATCATGAATGAGGCTCTGGAACAAGATGTGCAAATTAAAGAGAAAGAACTTAGAAAAGCTAAAGATAAAGAACGCGAAACCATTGAACGCCAAAACAAACTGGATTCTAGAGGAAAAAAGAAACAAGAAAAGTCTGGTGTTGCCAGAATTATGATGAACACACTCCGAAATAACGCAGAAAATAGCAGTTCGAAATTAAAAGATGTTCATGCAGAGAAAATAAATACTATTTCTGGCGATTTGCGTCAATTAAGATCTAATTTGCCAGCAATAGATCAGATTAAATTTGGCTTCAATAATTCTACTTTTCATAAAGGAAAAATGCTCTTCAAAGCCAATGAAATTAATTATTCTTATGGAAATCAATTGCTTTGGCAAGAAAATCTGAATTTCGAAATTCTTTCTGGAGATCGTCTGGTTTTAAAAGGTTTAAATGGCTCTGGAAAAACAACTTTAGTCAAGATTATTTTGGGAGAATTAAAATTGGAGCAAGGAAATATAACTTCTCTTGAAAAGAACGCAATGTACATTGACCAAGATTATTCTTTGCTTCAAAATAATCTGAAAATTTATGAGCAAGCACAACTTTTTAATGATTGCGGTTTAGAAGAACATGACGTAAAAATGAGATTAAATCGTTTTTTATTCGCTCAAAACGATTGGGACAAACCTTGCAATAATTTAAGCGGAGGCGAAAGAATGCGTTTGATGCTTTGCTGTTTAACAATTAGTGATGAATCTCCTGAAATTATAATTTTAGACGAACCAACCAATAATCTAGACATTCAAAACATAGAAATTCTAACCGCGGCGTTGAACGAATATAATGGAACTTTGATTGTGATTTCTCACGATCATCTTTTTCTAAATCAAATAAAAATTGAAAAAAGTATTGAACTTTAA
- a CDS encoding alpha-ketoacid dehydrogenase subunit alpha/beta, with protein sequence MIFYRQNLTDTQLLDLYKKILKPRLIEEKMLILIRQGKVSKWFSGIGQEAIAVGVTAVLDQSEYILPMHRNLGVFTTREIPLHRLFSQWQGKANGFTKGRDRSFHFGTQEYNIIGMISHLGPQLGIADGIALADKLQNNKKITAVFTGEGATSEGDFHEALNIAAVWKLPVMFIIENNGYGLSTPTNEQYACENLADKGIGYGIESWIIDGNNIVEVYNKLSQLKEEMKENPRPILLEFKTFRMRGHEEASGTKYVPQELMDQWELRDPVSNYKKYLLENGILTEELDEQFRAEIKQEIDENWAKANAEPEIEPSYSGELDDVYKPYQFEEVNPEGETENIRFIDAIRNGLNESMQRHRNLVLMGQDIAEYGGAFKITDGFVEFFGKDRVRNTPICESAIVSTGMGLSINGYKAIVEMQFADFVSTGFNPIVNLLAKSHYRWGENADVVVRMPCGGGTQAGPFHSQTNEAWFTKTPGLKVVYPAFPYDAKGLLNTSINDPNPVLFFEHKLLYRSIYQEIPKEYYTIPLGKAALLKEGKSVTIISFGATVHWALETLANNPEIDADLIDLRTLQPLDTETIFASVKKTGKAIIYQEDTLFGGIASDISALIMENCFEYLDAPVKRVASLDSPIPFTKALEDQFLPRNRFEIALKELLNY encoded by the coding sequence ATGATTTTTTACCGACAAAACCTCACTGACACTCAATTATTAGATTTATACAAAAAGATATTAAAACCGCGATTGATAGAAGAAAAGATGCTCATCTTGATTCGTCAAGGAAAAGTTTCTAAATGGTTTTCGGGAATAGGGCAAGAAGCAATTGCAGTTGGTGTTACCGCTGTTTTGGATCAATCAGAATATATACTTCCAATGCACCGAAATCTTGGTGTTTTTACTACAAGAGAAATTCCGTTGCATCGTTTATTTTCGCAATGGCAAGGAAAAGCTAATGGTTTTACAAAAGGTCGAGATAGAAGTTTCCACTTTGGAACTCAAGAATATAATATTATCGGAATGATTTCGCATTTAGGTCCGCAATTAGGAATTGCTGACGGAATTGCCTTAGCTGATAAACTTCAAAACAATAAAAAAATAACTGCAGTTTTTACAGGAGAAGGTGCAACAAGTGAAGGCGATTTTCATGAAGCTTTGAATATTGCCGCAGTTTGGAAGTTGCCTGTAATGTTTATTATAGAAAATAATGGCTACGGACTTTCGACTCCAACTAATGAACAATATGCCTGCGAAAACCTTGCTGATAAAGGAATTGGTTACGGTATTGAAAGCTGGATTATTGACGGAAATAATATTGTGGAAGTCTACAACAAATTATCTCAGTTAAAAGAAGAAATGAAAGAGAATCCACGTCCGATTTTGTTAGAATTTAAAACTTTCAGAATGCGCGGCCACGAAGAGGCGAGTGGCACTAAATATGTTCCGCAAGAGCTAATGGATCAATGGGAATTAAGAGATCCAGTTTCTAATTACAAAAAATATCTTTTAGAAAACGGAATTCTTACTGAAGAATTAGACGAACAATTTCGTGCTGAAATAAAACAAGAAATTGATGAAAACTGGGCAAAAGCAAACGCAGAACCCGAAATCGAACCAAGCTATAGTGGAGAATTAGATGATGTTTACAAACCATATCAATTTGAAGAAGTTAACCCAGAAGGAGAAACCGAAAACATTCGTTTTATAGATGCCATTCGAAACGGTTTAAACGAATCGATGCAACGTCATAGAAATTTGGTTTTAATGGGACAAGATATTGCAGAATATGGCGGAGCTTTTAAAATTACAGACGGTTTTGTAGAATTCTTTGGAAAAGATCGCGTTAGAAATACACCAATCTGCGAAAGTGCTATTGTTTCCACCGGAATGGGATTGTCTATAAATGGTTATAAAGCAATTGTAGAAATGCAATTTGCCGATTTCGTTTCTACAGGATTTAATCCGATTGTAAATTTACTAGCAAAATCACATTATCGTTGGGGCGAAAACGCTGATGTTGTGGTTCGTATGCCTTGCGGCGGAGGAACACAAGCTGGTCCTTTTCATTCGCAAACTAATGAAGCTTGGTTTACTAAAACTCCAGGTTTAAAGGTAGTTTATCCGGCATTTCCATACGACGCAAAAGGACTTTTAAATACTTCAATAAATGATCCGAATCCGGTTTTATTTTTCGAGCATAAATTATTGTATAGAAGTATTTATCAAGAAATTCCAAAAGAATATTATACTATTCCTTTAGGAAAAGCGGCTTTATTAAAAGAAGGTAAATCGGTGACGATTATTTCGTTTGGCGCGACCGTACATTGGGCTTTAGAAACTTTAGCAAATAATCCAGAAATAGATGCTGATTTAATCGATTTAAGAACATTACAGCCTTTAGATACAGAAACCATTTTTGCTTCAGTTAAGAAAACTGGAAAAGCAATTATTTATCAAGAAGACACTCTTTTTGGCGGAATTGCAAGCGATATTTCGGCTTTAATTATGGAGAATTGTTTTGAATATTTGGATGCTCCAGTAAAACGTGTTGCCAGTTTAGATTCGCCAATTCCGTTTACAAAAGCATTAGAAGATCAGTTTTTACCTAGAAATCGATTTGAAATCGCGCTTAAAGAATTATTGAATTATTAA
- a CDS encoding alpha/beta fold hydrolase: MKKIFKALKIFLVSLVILIVIGFLFERISRFYYDSKRPDKSEFVEIDGRKIHFKKQGNGSCTVIFESGLGGDYLHWQDIQKKLSQKYTTISYDKAGILWSATAKKTNLRRYADDLKQLLEKTNCPKPYILVGHSFGGITSRLFLKENAKDMAGIVFLDVSHPKQLEKSSEALKKSVQPPPKILLSFLNEIGIIRILYSTTAFTAAVPKEHWFNRNVKHYFYRILDGMMNELENDEKLMLEASQINNFGAIPLTIITAKYPNGVEGAKDKNLEKEYLSIHNNLQKDLLHLSDKSTQVFAQKSGHYITLQEPDLICNEIEKLAPR; the protein is encoded by the coding sequence ATGAAAAAGATTTTCAAAGCTCTCAAAATATTTTTGGTTAGTCTCGTAATTTTAATTGTAATCGGATTTTTGTTCGAACGTATTTCTCGATTCTATTATGATAGCAAACGTCCAGATAAATCAGAATTTGTAGAAATAGATGGTAGAAAAATTCATTTTAAGAAACAAGGAAACGGCTCTTGCACCGTAATTTTCGAATCTGGTCTAGGAGGAGATTATCTGCATTGGCAAGATATTCAGAAGAAACTTTCTCAAAAATACACCACAATTTCTTATGATAAAGCCGGAATTTTATGGAGTGCCACAGCAAAGAAAACCAACTTAAGACGATACGCAGATGATTTAAAACAGCTTTTGGAAAAAACAAATTGTCCAAAACCGTACATTTTAGTTGGACATTCTTTTGGTGGAATTACATCAAGATTATTCCTTAAAGAGAATGCAAAAGATATGGCAGGTATTGTGTTTCTTGATGTTTCTCATCCAAAGCAATTAGAAAAATCTTCTGAAGCATTGAAAAAATCTGTTCAGCCGCCGCCAAAAATACTTTTGAGTTTTTTAAATGAAATCGGCATAATTAGAATTTTATATAGTACAACGGCTTTTACAGCGGCAGTTCCGAAAGAACATTGGTTTAACAGAAATGTAAAACACTATTTCTATCGTATTTTAGATGGAATGATGAATGAATTAGAAAATGATGAAAAACTAATGTTAGAAGCATCTCAAATTAATAATTTTGGCGCAATTCCGCTAACAATTATTACTGCAAAATATCCAAATGGAGTAGAAGGAGCAAAGGATAAAAATCTAGAAAAAGAATATCTTTCTATTCATAATAATCTACAGAAAGATCTGCTTCATTTGTCTGATAAAAGCACACAGGTTTTTGCACAAAAAAGCGGTCACTATATTACACTTCAAGAGCCAGATTTAATTTGCAATGAAATAGAAAAATTAGCGCCGAGATAA
- a CDS encoding DUF4265 domain-containing protein, giving the protein MATDDLFYAEFDETEAKFMHKKTIQNSGNSIVQIAILEKGFDATVIRDQLKAINCLSEALNETFFAAEIGKDVDYALVRSLLSEYESQEIIEFAEPCLSEKHRTDLLKN; this is encoded by the coding sequence ATTGCTACAGACGATCTTTTTTACGCAGAATTTGATGAAACTGAAGCCAAATTTATGCATAAAAAAACGATTCAAAATTCTGGAAATTCGATTGTTCAGATTGCAATTCTGGAAAAAGGTTTTGACGCGACAGTTATCCGAGATCAATTAAAGGCAATTAATTGTTTGTCGGAAGCATTAAACGAAACCTTTTTTGCAGCAGAAATTGGGAAAGATGTAGATTATGCATTGGTAAGAAGCTTATTAAGCGAATACGAGTCGCAGGAAATTATAGAATTTGCTGAACCATGTCTTTCAGAAAAACATAGAACAGATTTATTAAAAAATTAA
- a CDS encoding nucleoside phosphorylase, whose amino-acid sequence MIQSSELILNQDGSVYHLNLRPEHIAHDIIFVGDQNRVEKITQFFDSIEHSTQKREFKTQTGIYKGKRISVISTGIGPDNIDIVLNELDALVNIDLKTREPKEKLTSLNIIRIGTSGSLQEDIPVDSFVMSKFGLGLDNMLRSYLIDDVSITEIEDAFVKHTNWNSKKGKPYVTQCSEKLEKLIESDKIFKGITATAGGFYGPQGRVLRLNIQDEELNSKMDNFSHNDTKITNLEMETAAIYGLSALLGHNALSLNAIIANRASGTFSEDPYKAVDELIAYTLNKLAGN is encoded by the coding sequence ATGATCCAATCATCAGAATTAATACTTAATCAAGACGGAAGTGTTTACCATTTAAACCTTCGTCCAGAACATATTGCGCATGACATTATTTTTGTTGGCGATCAAAACAGAGTAGAAAAAATTACCCAATTTTTCGATTCAATTGAGCATTCGACTCAAAAAAGAGAATTTAAAACCCAAACCGGAATTTATAAAGGGAAAAGAATCTCTGTAATTTCAACCGGAATTGGGCCTGATAATATTGATATTGTTTTAAATGAACTTGATGCTTTAGTAAATATTGATTTAAAAACGCGTGAGCCTAAAGAAAAACTAACTTCTTTAAACATTATTAGAATTGGAACATCTGGATCTTTGCAGGAAGATATTCCAGTTGATAGTTTTGTAATGTCTAAATTTGGTTTAGGATTAGATAATATGCTACGTTCCTATCTAATTGACGATGTTTCGATTACAGAGATCGAAGACGCTTTTGTAAAACATACTAATTGGAATTCTAAAAAAGGAAAACCTTATGTAACGCAATGTTCAGAAAAATTAGAAAAACTAATTGAATCAGATAAAATTTTCAAGGGAATTACAGCAACTGCGGGAGGATTTTATGGTCCGCAAGGAAGAGTTTTGCGTTTGAATATTCAAGATGAAGAATTGAATAGTAAAATGGATAATTTTAGCCATAATGACACAAAAATCACTAATTTAGAAATGGAGACGGCTGCAATTTATGGACTTTCTGCGCTTTTAGGTCATAATGCATTATCGCTTAATGCAATTATCGCCAATCGTGCATCTGGAACTTTTAGTGAAGACCCTTATAAAGCTGTAGATGAATTAATTGCTTATACATTGAATAAACTGGCTGGAAATTAA